A window of Arcobacter acticola genomic DNA:
CCCTTTATCTGAGCATAATTTTTATTTTGGAATAGGTGGGGTTTTAACTTTTAAAAATGCAAAAAAACTAGTTGAAGTTTTACCAAAAATACCAAAAGATAAGTTATTAATTGAAACGGATGCTCCATATCTTACTCCCCATCCCCATCGAGGTGAAAGAAATGAACCTTATTACACTACTTTTGTAGCCCAGAAAATGGCTGAATTACTTGAATTATCCCAAGAAGATATAGAGGATCTAACAACAAATAATGCTAAAAAATTATTTAAAGAGTTTTCTAGTCTTTCTTAGATATAATCTGACTTATATCAAATAAGTGAGGATTTTTTGAATAAAATCATAATATTAATATTTTTTTTAATAAATACTCTTTGGGCAAGCATTGGTACAAATGAGGACTTAAAAGTTTTAAAAAACTTAGGACTTGAATCTTCATTTATCTCAGATAGTGAGCTAGTTGATATATTCAACGAGTATTCTTCTAAAAGTAAAATTAGTTATTATCGGAATATTTTAAAAAAATCTTCATTAAATGCACAAGTTGTAAGAACTGAAATTGATAATGAAAATCTTCCAGAAGCTATATTCTTTATTCCCATGATTGAAACTAGTTTTGTAAATCATGTTAGAGGGAAGAACTCTCCAGCAGGCCTTTGGCAAATCATGCCAGCTACTGGGAAACATTTAAAATTAAGAAATGATGAATTTATTGATGAAAGATTGGATTTAATTAAATCAACTGATGCAGCTAGTTCTTATTTGAAAAGATATTATAATAAATTTGATAAATGGTATTTATCTATTTTAGCTTATAACTGCGGTGAGGGTAGAGTTATTGAAGGACTTACAAGAGCTTCTTTAGATATGTATATTGAAAATAATCCAAATAGAAGTACTCAGATTTTGAAAAGTTATCAAAGGGTACTTGATGATTATAGAAGAACTAAAAATGGAGTTTCAAAAGTTTATGGCGTTTATGGTGAGTTACAAAGTTTAGAAGTTCCTTTTAGTTTAGAATATTTAATTAAACATAATAAAGAAAGAGATTATCTACCTGAGTCAAGTTTATCTTATCTAAAAAAAGTTGCTGTTTTTTCAATGCTTTCAAGTAGAGATTTATTTGAAAATATAAATAGAGCACCTTATAGATTAGAAAAAGTAAAAGCACCAAAAAATATACAGCTAAAATCAATTGCAAGTGCTATAAATATGAATTCAAGTGAGTTTTTAAATATAAATAAACATATACGAAAACAAGTTTTACCAAAAGATTCTAGGAATTATAATATTTATATTCCAAAGAGTAAATTAGAAATCTATAATAAAAATATTGCTAATATAAAGCCAGTTATTGATAAAAAAGTTAAAGAAGTTAAAAAAGATAAGAATGTTAATACTAAAAAAAATAAAGATGAAAAAAAGATTGTAAAAGATACAAAAAAGAAAGCCTTGGTTTACATAGTAAAAAAAGGAGATTCTTTTGAATCAATTGCAAAAGCTTATAAAATAAGTGTAAAAAAACTTAAATCTGATAATAACAAGAAATCAAATTTAGTAAATATAGGAGATAAAATTGAGATTTATAAATAGAAATTTTAAAAATAGTATATTATTAAGTTTATTATTGAGTCTATTATTCTTTACAGGATGTTCTCAAAAAAGTGGTGATGTAGATTATAGTTTTTATAAAGATACTAAAAACTCAAAAATTAATAATTCAAAAGAAATGCATAAATACACTATGAGACCTTATAGTGTATTTGGTATTACTTATTATCCTTTTGTTGCAAAAATTGGTGATGATTTTGATGGTATTGCTTCTTGGTATGGTCCAGATTTCCACTCTAAGAAGACTTCAAATGGAGAAATTTATGACATGTATGATATGACAGCTGCTCATAAAACATTACCTATGAATACAGTTGTAAAAGTAGAGAATTTAGAAAATGGTAAAACAATAATTGTTCGAATCAATGATAGAGGACCTTTTGTAAAAGGCAGAATAATTGATTTATCAAATAAAGCAGCTCATGAAATTGATATGGTAAGACGAGGAACGGCGAAAGTAAAAGTTTCAGTTTTAGGGTATAATGGGGAAATTGATAATAGAAATGCACCTACTATAGAAATTCCAAGTACTCAAGTGGCAAGTAATAATATTGGAAAAGAAATAGAACCAGGTATTGATACATTAGAACCTTTAGAAATAAAAGAAGATAATATTAAAACTACTTCTGTTCCTGTTAGTGCTTCACGAAGTGATATAAGTACAACTTCAAGCGCTAAAATTACAAGACCAAGTAATACATCTTCTAGTGCATCTTTTTCATCAGGAAACTATAATCTTCAAGTTGGAGCATTTAGTCTTGAATCAGGTGCAATAAAAGTTAAAAGCGATTATCAAAAGAAATTTAGAAAAAATAAAGTAGAAGTACAAAAAGTATTTGTAAATGGAAAAACTTTAAACAAAGTATTTGTAAGAGGTTTTAGTTCTTATGAAAATGCACAAGAGTTTAAAAATGCAAATGGTTTAGATAATGCAGTTATAAGTAATGATTAGGATAAAAATATGATTGAAGTTAATAGAAAAACAAAAGAAACAGATATTAAGTGTAAAATTGATATTAATGGTTGTGGAAAATCAGTTATTAATACAGGTGTAGGATTTTTTGATCATATGCTTGAAGCTTTGTCTAAACACAGTGGTATTGATATAGAATTATCTTGTGCTGGTGATTTACACATCGATGCTCATCATACTGTAGAAGATTGTGGAATTGTTTTAGGACAATCTTTAAAAAAAGCTATATTCCCAATTCAAGCAGTTGAAAGATATGGAAATGCAACTGTTGTTATGGACGAAGCAGCAACTACTTGTGCCTTAGATTTATCAAATAGACCATATTTAGTTTATGAAGTAAATGTAAGTGGAAAAGTAGGTGACTTTGATGTTGAATTAGCTGAAGAGTTTTTTCATGCACTTGCTGGAAATGCTGGATTAACTGTACATATTATACAAGATAGAGGAAGAAATAAACATCATATTTTAGAAGCTAGTTTTAAAGCATTTGCTGTTGCTCTTAGAAGAGCATTAGTTAAAAATGAAAGATTAGGAATTCCAAGTACT
This region includes:
- a CDS encoding septal ring lytic transglycosylase RlpA family protein, with protein sequence MRFINRNFKNSILLSLLLSLLFFTGCSQKSGDVDYSFYKDTKNSKINNSKEMHKYTMRPYSVFGITYYPFVAKIGDDFDGIASWYGPDFHSKKTSNGEIYDMYDMTAAHKTLPMNTVVKVENLENGKTIIVRINDRGPFVKGRIIDLSNKAAHEIDMVRRGTAKVKVSVLGYNGEIDNRNAPTIEIPSTQVASNNIGKEIEPGIDTLEPLEIKEDNIKTTSVPVSASRSDISTTSSAKITRPSNTSSSASFSSGNYNLQVGAFSLESGAIKVKSDYQKKFRKNKVEVQKVFVNGKTLNKVFVRGFSSYENAQEFKNANGLDNAVISND
- a CDS encoding lytic transglycosylase domain-containing protein, which codes for MNKIIILIFFLINTLWASIGTNEDLKVLKNLGLESSFISDSELVDIFNEYSSKSKISYYRNILKKSSLNAQVVRTEIDNENLPEAIFFIPMIETSFVNHVRGKNSPAGLWQIMPATGKHLKLRNDEFIDERLDLIKSTDAASSYLKRYYNKFDKWYLSILAYNCGEGRVIEGLTRASLDMYIENNPNRSTQILKSYQRVLDDYRRTKNGVSKVYGVYGELQSLEVPFSLEYLIKHNKERDYLPESSLSYLKKVAVFSMLSSRDLFENINRAPYRLEKVKAPKNIQLKSIASAINMNSSEFLNINKHIRKQVLPKDSRNYNIYIPKSKLEIYNKNIANIKPVIDKKVKEVKKDKNVNTKKNKDEKKIVKDTKKKALVYIVKKGDSFESIAKAYKISVKKLKSDNNKKSNLVNIGDKIEIYK
- the hisB gene encoding imidazoleglycerol-phosphate dehydratase HisB; protein product: MIEVNRKTKETDIKCKIDINGCGKSVINTGVGFFDHMLEALSKHSGIDIELSCAGDLHIDAHHTVEDCGIVLGQSLKKAIFPIQAVERYGNATVVMDEAATTCALDLSNRPYLVYEVNVSGKVGDFDVELAEEFFHALAGNAGLTVHIIQDRGRNKHHILEASFKAFAVALRRALVKNERLGIPSTKGIL